A segment of the Phaseolus vulgaris cultivar G19833 unplaced genomic scaffold, P. vulgaris v2.0 scaffold_1228, whole genome shotgun sequence genome:
ATTATTCCTTATGTTTATATGCACTTACAACAACAATAAGattttattaactaattaaCTTCCACAACCTAATCTTAACTTCTCCCAATTCTTAGAGATGAATCAACACCTTTGTTGACATTAGCAAAGATTCTAGCAATCTCTAACTGTGTGTTGGCAATGATTTCAGTTCTCTTGAGGTCCATTTCCCCTCTCTTGGCCTCAGCTTCAACTCTCATCCTCTCTATCTCCTTCATTGTCTCCATTCTTGCTTCTTCTGACCTTATCATGGCTTCTGCAAGCCATCTCAAGCTTTCTGCTATCTCCATGtactcttttcttcttctccctGTGTTCTCAatccctttcttcttcctcttgttACATCTCATCTCTTCCTTCTTGCTGTAAAGTGCAGGGGTGCTGCTATCTGTGTCCAATGGATTCTTGCTAGATACATGC
Coding sequences within it:
- the LOC137817808 gene encoding uncharacterized protein At4g22160-like; amino-acid sequence: EDVLAAKSFEHVSSKNPLDTDSSTPALYSKKEEMRCNKRKKKGIENTGRRRKEYMEIAESLRWLAEAMIRSEEARMETMKEIERMRVEAEAKRGEMDLKRTEIIANTQLEIARIFANVNKGVDSSLRIGRS